A part of Actinomycetes bacterium genomic DNA contains:
- the ispE gene encoding 4-(cytidine 5'-diphospho)-2-C-methyl-D-erythritol kinase, with the protein MSSQSPTEAPPAPLRARASAKINLALLVGALREDGYHEVVTVLQAVGLWDELEVQLVPEGLGLEVEGEGLPPTESNLVLVAARELARRTRDLPGARFRLRKGIPVAAGLGGGSADGAAALLALDRLWGLRLPAVNLHAMAVEVGVDVAFLLTGGSRLATGRGDRMQEIPAKGPTWWVIGIDATGLATPAVYGRFDEVGLARPLGERWPGGLLGALAAGDLDQVGANLHNDLEPAAFDLLPSLRTSKERLLEAGVLGAVMSGSGPTMLGLCHDEEHAGKVARLVRPAFARVEVARGPVPGVTFG; encoded by the coding sequence GTGTCCAGCCAGAGTCCCACCGAGGCGCCGCCGGCCCCGCTGCGCGCGCGTGCCTCGGCCAAGATCAACCTGGCCCTGCTGGTCGGGGCGCTCCGGGAGGACGGCTACCACGAGGTCGTCACGGTCCTGCAGGCGGTCGGCCTCTGGGACGAGCTCGAGGTCCAGCTCGTCCCGGAGGGCCTGGGCCTGGAGGTGGAGGGGGAGGGCCTGCCCCCCACCGAGTCGAACCTGGTGCTGGTGGCCGCGCGGGAACTCGCCCGCCGCACCCGCGACCTGCCGGGGGCCCGGTTCCGGCTGCGCAAGGGGATCCCCGTGGCCGCCGGCCTCGGCGGCGGCAGTGCCGACGGGGCCGCCGCCCTGCTCGCCCTCGACCGGCTCTGGGGCCTGCGCCTGCCCGCGGTCAACCTCCATGCCATGGCGGTTGAGGTAGGCGTCGACGTCGCCTTCCTGCTCACCGGGGGCAGTCGCCTGGCCACCGGCCGCGGGGACCGCATGCAGGAGATCCCGGCCAAGGGGCCAACCTGGTGGGTGATCGGCATCGACGCGACCGGGCTGGCCACCCCGGCGGTGTACGGCCGCTTCGACGAGGTCGGCCTGGCCCGGCCCCTCGGCGAGCGCTGGCCGGGTGGGCTGCTCGGCGCGCTGGCCGCCGGAGACCTCGACCAGGTCGGCGCCAACCTCCACAACGACCTCGAGCCGGCGGCGTTCGACCTTCTGCCCAGCCTGCGGACCAGCAAGGAGCGCCTGCTCGAGGCGGGCGTGCTGGGCGCGGTCATGAGCGGGAGCGGCCCGACCATGCTCGGCCTGTGCCACGACGAGGAGCACGCCGGCAAGGTGGCCCGGCTGGTCCGTCCGGCCTTCGCCCGCGTGGAGGTCGCCCGCGGCCCGGTCCCTGGCGTGACCTTCGGGTAG
- a CDS encoding aminotransferase class I/II-fold pyridoxal phosphate-dependent enzyme, which yields MDTHSRGGRTGRTLKAASVPGDDTTATSPYIGKAAIVSPLGSSEKSTGSSSHGAVTPPEQPTVRSRPDLAAHVAYSSPRPLVPVRLDTNESPYPPCGALRADLAELAGAHDWHRYGDLDATVLRERLASLHGRGVEGVWVAAGTFELLAQLFQAVGGAGRTLGVLEPAWGGYRQVAAAAGTTVIDGDPAGADVVVVCSPNNPTGHATPAEVVARLCERHPGRLVIVDEAYAEFGSQPSAAGLLDRYPNLAVLRTFSKALALADLRLGYLLAHPEVVGVLPKVRVPYHPSGFTQAAGLLALDYLAEVAATVALVVRERQRVYDALAQLPGVRVRPSEANFLCFATPEPSWEVRRGLLERGVAIRDVSGLAHLPGHLRVTIGAPADNRAFLAALGEVLS from the coding sequence ATGGACACGCACAGCCGAGGCGGAAGGACCGGCCGCACCCTCAAGGCAGCCAGCGTGCCCGGCGACGACACCACGGCAACGTCGCCGTACATCGGTAAGGCCGCGATCGTCTCGCCCCTGGGTTCAAGTGAGAAATCCACAGGCTCTTCAAGCCACGGGGCGGTCACCCCACCCGAGCAGCCTACAGTCCGGTCGCGTCCCGATCTGGCCGCTCATGTGGCCTACAGCTCGCCCCGGCCGCTGGTGCCGGTGCGGCTGGACACCAACGAGAGCCCCTACCCGCCGTGCGGGGCGCTGCGCGCCGACCTCGCCGAGCTGGCCGGCGCGCACGACTGGCACCGCTACGGCGACCTCGACGCCACGGTCCTGCGCGAGCGGCTGGCCAGCCTGCACGGCCGCGGCGTGGAGGGCGTGTGGGTCGCGGCGGGCACCTTCGAGCTGCTGGCGCAACTGTTCCAGGCGGTCGGCGGGGCGGGCCGCACCCTGGGTGTGCTCGAGCCGGCCTGGGGTGGCTACCGGCAGGTCGCCGCCGCCGCCGGGACCACGGTCATCGATGGCGACCCGGCCGGCGCGGATGTGGTGGTGGTGTGCTCGCCCAACAACCCCACCGGCCACGCCACCCCGGCCGAGGTGGTCGCGCGGCTGTGCGAGCGGCACCCGGGGCGCCTGGTGATCGTGGATGAGGCGTACGCCGAGTTCGGCAGCCAGCCGAGCGCGGCCGGGCTGCTGGACCGCTACCCCAACCTGGCGGTGCTGCGCACGTTCTCCAAGGCGCTGGCCCTGGCCGACCTGCGGCTTGGCTACCTGCTCGCCCACCCGGAGGTGGTCGGGGTGCTGCCCAAGGTGCGGGTGCCCTACCACCCTTCGGGGTTCACCCAGGCGGCCGGGTTGCTGGCCCTGGACTACCTTGCGGAGGTGGCTGCGACGGTCGCGCTGGTGGTCCGCGAACGCCAGCGGGTCTACGACGCGCTCGCCCAGCTGCCCGGGGTGCGGGTGCGCCCCAGCGAGGCGAACTTCCTGTGCTTTGCCACCCCCGAGCCGTCCTGGGAGGTCCGCCGCGGGCTGCTGGAGCGTGGGGTGGCGATCCGGGACGTGTCCGGGCTGGCCCACCTGCCCGGCCATCTGCGGGTCACCATCGGCGCGCCCGCCGACAACCGGGCGTTCCTGGCCGCGCTCGGGGAGGTGCTGTCGTGA
- a CDS encoding amino acid permease encodes MRSAPDRTAPTTRTTPDDDADAVLLRRFGYPPQLARTLGWGESFGMGFSFISVTTGIFTTFGFLLATAGPRGIWTWPVAVAGQTLVALVYGALAARVPLAGGAYQWATRLAGPSVGWWVGWLSLSFLVIVTVSVDYALVQAAVWPLLASPQPRGAWPQAPWSS; translated from the coding sequence ATGCGTTCCGCCCCCGACCGCACCGCACCCACCACCCGCACCACGCCCGATGACGATGCAGACGCCGTACTCCTGCGGCGGTTCGGCTACCCGCCCCAGCTGGCCCGCACGCTGGGCTGGGGGGAGTCGTTCGGGATGGGGTTCTCGTTCATCTCGGTCACCACCGGCATCTTCACCACCTTCGGCTTCCTCCTGGCCACCGCCGGGCCCCGCGGCATCTGGACCTGGCCGGTCGCGGTCGCCGGGCAGACCCTGGTCGCGCTGGTCTACGGGGCGCTGGCCGCGCGGGTCCCCCTGGCCGGCGGCGCCTACCAGTGGGCCACCCGCCTGGCTGGTCCTTCGGTGGGCTGGTGGGTGGGGTGGCTGTCGCTGTCGTTCCTGGTGATCGTGACCGTGTCGGTCGACTACGCCCTGGTCCAGGCCGCCGTCTGGCCCCTCCTGGCCTCACCCCAACCCCGCGGAGCCTGGCCACAGGCACCCTGGTCGTCCTGA
- a CDS encoding helix-turn-helix transcriptional regulator — translation MAPLDPHDELRQARLRRGWSRPELVVRLQRWETEHGSGRELAVDRNSLYRWETGRRGVSEFYAIRFEAVLGIPRDRFIDGRSRRHAGRVDHQDSVGAIGGAATASPIPDGALGRTTTAPMELPS, via the coding sequence ATGGCCCCCCTCGACCCGCACGACGAGCTGCGCCAGGCGCGGCTGCGGCGCGGCTGGTCGCGGCCGGAGCTGGTCGTCAGGTTGCAGCGGTGGGAGACCGAGCACGGCAGCGGCCGGGAGCTGGCGGTTGACCGCAACTCCTTGTACCGCTGGGAGACCGGCAGGCGTGGCGTCAGCGAGTTCTACGCCATCCGCTTCGAGGCCGTGCTCGGCATCCCTCGTGATCGGTTCATCGACGGGCGCTCACGGCGTCATGCCGGCAGAGTGGATCACCAGGATTCCGTTGGCGCCATTGGGGGTGCAGCGACGGCGAGCCCGATTCCGGATGGAGCGCTGGGGCGCACGACAACCGCACCGATGGAGCTTCCCAGCTAG
- a CDS encoding ribose-phosphate diphosphokinase has translation MVEALGRRHLMLFSGRANKELASEVARHLGIDCGSVEIRDFANGEIYSRFQESVRGTDAFVIQTHAAPVNERIMEQLIMIDALKRASAKRISAVVPFYGYARQDRKGRSREPITARLVADLFQTAGANRIITMDLHSGQIQGFFDGPVDHLTALPPLAEYIRTRFGTHDLVIVAPDAGRVKTAEKFAGVLNCPLAFLHKRRSRDIANQVEMREVVGEVAGMQCVIVDDMIDTAGTVVQGAEALMASGAERVTAAATHGVFSGPAIDRLKNAPIDEVVVTNTLPLPDERRLDKIVVLSIADIIAAAIRAVFEDLSVSEIFHDQNQL, from the coding sequence ATGGTCGAGGCCCTCGGGCGCAGGCACCTGATGCTGTTCTCGGGCCGGGCCAACAAGGAACTCGCCAGCGAGGTCGCCAGGCACCTCGGCATCGACTGCGGCTCGGTCGAGATCCGGGACTTCGCCAACGGCGAGATCTACAGCCGCTTCCAGGAGAGCGTCCGGGGGACCGACGCGTTCGTGATCCAGACCCACGCCGCGCCGGTGAACGAGCGGATCATGGAGCAGCTCATCATGATCGACGCCCTCAAGCGGGCGTCGGCCAAGCGGATCAGCGCGGTCGTGCCCTTCTACGGCTACGCGCGCCAGGACCGCAAGGGGCGCTCCCGCGAGCCGATCACGGCCAGGCTCGTCGCCGACCTGTTCCAGACCGCGGGCGCCAACCGGATCATCACCATGGACCTGCACTCCGGGCAGATCCAGGGCTTCTTCGACGGGCCGGTCGACCACCTGACCGCCCTGCCGCCGCTGGCCGAGTACATCCGCACCCGCTTCGGCACCCACGACCTGGTGATCGTGGCGCCCGACGCCGGCCGGGTGAAGACGGCCGAGAAGTTCGCGGGCGTGCTGAACTGCCCGCTCGCGTTCCTGCACAAGCGGCGCAGCCGCGACATCGCCAACCAGGTCGAGATGCGCGAGGTCGTCGGCGAGGTGGCCGGCATGCAGTGCGTGATCGTCGACGACATGATCGACACCGCCGGGACCGTGGTGCAGGGCGCCGAGGCGCTCATGGCCAGCGGTGCCGAGCGGGTCACGGCCGCCGCCACCCACGGGGTGTTCTCGGGGCCGGCCATCGACCGGCTGAAGAACGCGCCCATCGACGAGGTCGTGGTCACCAACACCCTGCCCCTGCCCGACGAGAGGCGGCTGGACAAGATCGTCGTGCTGTCCATCGCCGACATCATCGCCGCCGCCATCCGCGCGGTGTTCGAGGACCTGAGCGTGTCCGAGATCTTCCACGACCAGAACCAGCTCTGA
- a CDS encoding ATP-dependent DNA ligase, protein MDLPVMPPVKPMLAKSVSIMPDGMLYEPKWDGFRCVVFRDGDEVELGSRNERPFTRYFPEVVEAVRERLPRRCVVDGEIVVIRSAGLDFEALQQRIHPAASRVELLARETPASLIAFDLLALDDRSLLERPFAERRATLDAALAGVEAPIHLTPSTDSVKVAQRWFRMFEGAGLDGIVAKPRDLPYEQDQRVMFKVKHVRTADCVVAGFRWHKSGPVVGSLLLGLYDGDRLQHVGVAASFSMERRRELLDELAPYRLTAGEQHPWLGTVTPERIPGGEPSRWNAKKDLSWEPLAPSLVVEVGYDHMEGRRFRHTAQFKRWRPDRDPSSCTYEQLERPVAFELAQILSAGGVPGPTPG, encoded by the coding sequence ATGGACCTGCCAGTGATGCCCCCGGTCAAGCCGATGCTCGCCAAGTCCGTCTCGATCATGCCCGACGGCATGCTCTACGAGCCCAAGTGGGACGGGTTCCGGTGCGTGGTGTTCCGGGACGGCGACGAGGTGGAGCTCGGCAGCCGCAACGAGCGGCCGTTCACCCGCTACTTCCCCGAGGTCGTCGAGGCGGTGCGCGAGCGGCTCCCGCGCCGCTGCGTGGTCGACGGCGAGATCGTCGTCATCCGGAGCGCCGGCCTGGACTTCGAGGCGCTGCAGCAGCGGATCCACCCGGCCGCCTCCCGGGTGGAGCTGCTCGCGCGGGAGACGCCCGCCTCGCTGATCGCGTTCGACCTGCTCGCGCTCGACGACCGATCCCTGCTGGAACGCCCCTTCGCCGAGCGGCGGGCCACGCTCGACGCGGCCCTCGCCGGGGTGGAGGCGCCCATCCACCTGACCCCGTCGACCGACTCGGTGAAGGTCGCCCAGCGCTGGTTCCGGATGTTCGAGGGGGCCGGCCTGGACGGCATCGTGGCCAAGCCGCGCGACCTGCCCTACGAGCAGGACCAGCGGGTGATGTTCAAGGTCAAGCACGTGCGCACGGCCGACTGCGTGGTCGCCGGCTTCCGTTGGCACAAGAGCGGCCCGGTCGTCGGCTCCCTGCTGCTCGGCCTCTACGACGGCGACAGACTGCAGCACGTCGGCGTGGCCGCGTCGTTCTCGATGGAGCGGCGGCGGGAGCTGCTCGACGAGCTGGCGCCCTACCGCCTCACGGCCGGCGAGCAGCATCCGTGGCTCGGCACGGTCACCCCCGAGCGCATCCCGGGCGGGGAACCGTCGCGCTGGAACGCCAAGAAGGACCTGTCCTGGGAGCCGCTGGCGCCGTCGCTGGTGGTCGAGGTGGGCTACGACCACATGGAGGGCAGGCGCTTCCGCCACACGGCGCAGTTCAAGCGCTGGCGACCCGACCGGGACCCCAGCTCGTGCACGTACGAGCAGCTCGAGCGGCCGGTCGCCTTCGAGCTGGCCCAGATCCTGTCCGCCGGCGGCGTGCCCGGCCCCACCCCCGGCTGA
- a CDS encoding methyltransferase domain-containing protein, with protein sequence MKLEIGSGERPDAAYDVHTDILPLPGIEVVCRLDQLPFADGSVTALRANHVLEHQSWELVEPTLREWARVLRSGAPVDIGVPDARYIARQWVEGSYGTREANYWLLGGHSDRAAHKGVDERGVPLWIWNAHHTLFDDAWLAELLTASGFVDIDITCYDIRNLRCLCRRA encoded by the coding sequence GTGAAGCTCGAGATCGGGTCGGGCGAGCGCCCGGACGCCGCCTACGACGTCCATACCGACATCCTGCCGCTGCCCGGGATCGAGGTGGTCTGCCGGCTGGACCAGCTCCCCTTCGCGGACGGGAGCGTCACCGCGCTGCGCGCCAACCATGTCCTCGAGCACCAGAGCTGGGAGCTCGTCGAGCCGACGCTGCGCGAGTGGGCACGGGTCCTGCGGTCGGGCGCGCCGGTGGACATTGGCGTGCCGGACGCGCGCTACATCGCCCGGCAGTGGGTGGAGGGAAGCTACGGGACCCGGGAGGCGAACTACTGGCTGCTCGGCGGCCACTCCGACCGGGCCGCCCACAAGGGCGTCGACGAGCGCGGCGTGCCGCTCTGGATCTGGAACGCCCACCACACGCTGTTCGACGACGCCTGGCTGGCGGAGCTGCTCACCGCCTCCGGCTTCGTCGACATCGACATCACCTGCTACGACATCAGGAACCTGCGCTGCCTGTGCCGGCGGGCCTGA
- a CDS encoding APC family permease, with protein MSTPATARLNNLAVLAEIIGLLQLTIVLVIAGRIAGIGHWSNLASTGAVPAAGWWSWLGPGMLATLLGAYTIVGFEASATLAEETRQPRHTVPAAMAQAVVVSGVLGMGFLVALAQAIPDPDRLTGDTTAPVAAILRYFLGGRIELFLAFVCVAIFACGTVIMATASRLAWAMARDRRLPAHQLLAQVSRARGGPVWVVLLVAGASALILVTLGGTPTRSPPCSPPPPCCPRSSTPPPSCCTPGSHAATPQPSRPRFSSASGNAPW; from the coding sequence TTGTCCACCCCGGCGACCGCGCGGCTCAACAATCTCGCGGTCCTCGCCGAGATCATCGGGCTGCTCCAGCTCACCATCGTCTTGGTCATTGCGGGCCGGATCGCAGGCATCGGCCACTGGAGCAACCTTGCCAGCACCGGCGCAGTCCCGGCGGCCGGCTGGTGGTCCTGGTTGGGGCCGGGGATGCTGGCCACCCTGCTCGGCGCCTACACCATCGTCGGGTTCGAGGCGTCGGCCACCCTCGCCGAGGAGACTCGCCAGCCCCGCCACACCGTCCCTGCCGCGATGGCCCAGGCCGTCGTGGTCTCCGGGGTGCTGGGGATGGGATTCCTGGTCGCGCTGGCCCAGGCGATCCCCGACCCCGACCGGCTCACCGGCGACACCACCGCCCCGGTCGCGGCGATCCTGCGCTACTTCCTCGGCGGCCGGATCGAGTTGTTCCTGGCCTTCGTCTGCGTGGCGATCTTCGCGTGCGGCACGGTGATCATGGCCACCGCCTCCCGGCTGGCCTGGGCCATGGCCCGAGACCGCCGCCTCCCCGCCCACCAGCTGCTTGCCCAGGTCTCGCGCGCTCGGGGTGGGCCGGTCTGGGTGGTGCTGCTGGTCGCCGGCGCAAGCGCCCTGATCCTGGTCACCCTGGGGGGAACCCCGACGCGCTCACCACCTTGTTCACCGCCTCCACCCTGCTGCCCGCGATCCTCTACACCGCCACCGTCGTGCTGTACGCCTGGGTCGCACGCCGCCACCCCCCAGCCTTCGAGACCCCGTTTCAGCTCGGCGTCTGGGAACGCCCCGTGGTGA
- a CDS encoding inositol monophosphatase family protein — protein sequence MTGRGSGWVGELELAHLLADEADRVSLDLYRDGELLVASKPDASEATEADQAVEDCLRARLAERRPDHGILGEGRGARGSKHWRWVIDPIDATRNFIRGIPWWATLLAFQVDGQVEVTMVSAPAMGLRWWAVRGHGAWTTGPLDPTPRPLAVSCISDLGGAQLAYGDLRTDPWFLGLAGRCWRTRGIGDFLMWCLLADGAVDVVVGQDADRLWDLAAPILLIEEAGGCVTDPAGQPWAEGQLAVASNGRLHPAVLDAIGADRAPHALARDRGG from the coding sequence GTGACCGGGCGCGGCAGCGGGTGGGTCGGAGAGCTGGAGTTGGCGCACCTCCTGGCCGACGAGGCCGACCGGGTCAGCCTTGACCTGTACCGGGACGGCGAGCTGCTGGTCGCCAGCAAGCCCGACGCCAGCGAGGCGACCGAGGCCGACCAGGCGGTGGAGGACTGCCTCCGCGCGCGGCTGGCCGAGCGCCGCCCCGACCACGGCATCCTCGGCGAGGGGCGCGGCGCCCGGGGCAGCAAGCACTGGCGCTGGGTCATCGACCCGATCGACGCCACAAGGAACTTCATCCGCGGCATCCCCTGGTGGGCCACGCTGCTGGCGTTCCAGGTGGATGGGCAGGTCGAGGTCACGATGGTGTCGGCCCCGGCGATGGGCTTGCGCTGGTGGGCGGTGCGCGGCCACGGCGCGTGGACGACCGGGCCGCTTGACCCGACGCCCCGGCCCCTGGCCGTGTCGTGCATCAGCGACCTCGGCGGCGCGCAGCTCGCCTACGGCGACCTCCGCACCGACCCGTGGTTCCTGGGCCTGGCCGGGCGGTGCTGGCGCACCCGCGGGATCGGCGACTTCCTGATGTGGTGCCTGCTCGCCGACGGCGCCGTGGACGTCGTGGTCGGCCAGGACGCAGATCGGCTGTGGGACCTGGCCGCCCCGATTCTGCTCATCGAGGAGGCGGGCGGCTGCGTCACCGACCCCGCGGGCCAGCCCTGGGCCGAGGGGCAGCTCGCCGTCGCCAGCAACGGGCGGCTGCATCCGGCTGTGCTCGACGCCATCGGCGCTGACCGTGCCCCGCATGCCCTGGCGCGGGACCGGGGCGGCTGA
- the rsmA gene encoding 16S rRNA (adenine(1518)-N(6)/adenine(1519)-N(6))-dimethyltransferase RsmA — translation MAAVDSSGQPGADPGGQPGAHSGGQPGADPGGQPGADPGGGPAPVRLLTPPRVGELLARHGLRPAKSLGQNYLADPNTARKVVRLAGVEPGETVLEVGPGLGSLTLALREAGAAVVAVEVDGRLLPALTEVLGGDPGVVVEVADALRADLAALAPGARRLVANLPYNIAAPLVLHVLASFPQFASMTVMVQREVGERLAARPGTPAYAGPSAKLAALAEARVLAPVSRRVFIPEPHVDSVLVGIQRRDHPATEGLPWPALARVIDAAFSQRRKTLRNSLQTLGLGPEAVAALGARAGVDLALRAERLGVEEFAALARTLAAPARTLAAPARTLEEPAGDRPGRPDRPCGPA, via the coding sequence ATGGCAGCCGTAGACTCCAGCGGGCAGCCCGGCGCCGACCCCGGCGGGCAGCCCGGCGCCCACTCCGGCGGGCAGCCTGGCGCCGACCCCGGCGGGCAGCCTGGCGCCGACCCCGGCGGCGGCCCCGCGCCGGTCCGGCTGCTGACCCCGCCCCGGGTGGGCGAGCTGCTCGCCCGCCACGGCCTCCGGCCGGCCAAGTCGCTGGGGCAGAACTACCTGGCCGACCCGAACACCGCCCGCAAGGTGGTCCGGCTGGCCGGGGTCGAGCCGGGCGAGACCGTGCTCGAGGTCGGGCCCGGGCTCGGCAGCCTCACGCTCGCGCTGCGCGAGGCAGGGGCGGCAGTGGTCGCCGTGGAGGTCGACGGCCGCCTGCTGCCCGCCCTGACCGAGGTGCTGGGGGGCGACCCTGGGGTCGTCGTCGAGGTGGCCGATGCCCTGCGCGCCGACCTGGCCGCCCTCGCTCCCGGCGCCCGGCGGCTGGTGGCCAACCTGCCCTACAACATCGCCGCGCCCCTGGTGCTGCACGTGCTCGCCTCCTTCCCGCAGTTCGCCAGCATGACGGTGATGGTGCAGCGGGAGGTGGGGGAGCGGCTCGCCGCCAGGCCGGGCACGCCCGCCTACGCCGGGCCCAGCGCCAAGCTGGCCGCCCTGGCCGAGGCGCGGGTGCTGGCCCCGGTGAGCCGGCGCGTGTTCATCCCCGAGCCTCATGTCGACTCGGTCCTGGTCGGCATCCAGCGCCGGGACCACCCGGCGACCGAGGGCCTTCCCTGGCCGGCGCTCGCCCGCGTGATCGACGCCGCGTTCTCGCAGCGCCGCAAGACCTTGCGCAACTCGCTGCAGACCCTAGGGCTCGGTCCGGAAGCGGTCGCGGCGCTCGGGGCCCGCGCCGGGGTCGACCTCGCCCTGCGGGCCGAGCGGCTCGGCGTCGAGGAGTTCGCGGCACTGGCACGTACTCTCGCGGCACCGGCACGTACTCTCGCGGCACCGGCACGTACGCTGGAGGAGCCGGCCGGCGACCGTCCCGGCCGGCCTGATCGGCCGTGCGGGCCGGCCTGA
- a CDS encoding acyltransferase: MSMLDHLLQRLLARPVDELVRRALAEQGGTPDAGEAGDDSLYRYRVHGDRSRLRIHPTAVVNNALFNVSSGTITVGEYAFFGHNVAVLTGTHDVEKFGRERQTSIPRSGRDVVVHEGAWLASDVLVLGPCEIGAHAVVAAGSLVLRDVDPYTIVAGRPATIVRTIGHDQEGS; the protein is encoded by the coding sequence ATGTCGATGCTCGATCACCTGCTGCAGCGTCTGCTCGCCCGCCCGGTGGACGAACTGGTCCGCCGAGCCCTTGCCGAGCAGGGTGGAACGCCGGATGCGGGCGAGGCTGGCGACGACTCCCTGTACCGCTACCGGGTCCACGGCGACCGGTCCCGGTTGCGCATCCACCCCACCGCCGTCGTGAACAACGCGCTGTTCAACGTGTCCTCGGGGACGATCACGGTCGGGGAGTACGCCTTCTTCGGCCACAACGTCGCCGTGCTCACCGGCACCCACGACGTCGAGAAGTTCGGCCGGGAGCGGCAGACCTCCATCCCCAGGAGCGGCCGGGACGTGGTCGTGCACGAGGGGGCCTGGCTCGCGAGCGACGTGCTCGTGCTCGGCCCGTGCGAGATCGGCGCCCACGCGGTCGTCGCGGCCGGTTCCCTCGTTCTGCGCGACGTCGACCCGTACACGATCGTCGCCGGCCGGCCGGCGACGATCGTCCGGACGATCGGGCACGACCAGGAGGGCAGCTGA
- the glmU gene encoding bifunctional UDP-N-acetylglucosamine diphosphorylase/glucosamine-1-phosphate N-acetyltransferase GlmU, which yields MSLSVVVLAAGEGKRFHSSTPKPLHLVAGRALLWHVLAAAAGLRADSTVLVIGRGADEVRKAVAGFSLGPVGFAVQQELRGTGDAVAAALPLLPAGGEVLVLYGDTPLITRATLELLLDTHRTLKADVTLLTCAAEDPTGYGRVLRGPDGAVTGVVEHRDATPEQRAVREVNAGFYVFSRPVLDALAQLRADNDQGEYYLPDLIPIVLARGGVVAACRGSEVETRGVNDRIQLADAGAVLRRRLLEALMASGVTVVDPSITYVDVDVEVGQDTTIEPLTLLEAGTRVGARCRIGPNTRLTDCTVEDEAVVTQTVATGAHIGPGAQVGPFAYLRPGADLAAGSKVGTYVEVKNSRVGPGSKVPHLTYVGDADIGAGVNVGAGTVFVNYDGVAKHRISVGDGAFIGSDTMLVAPLEVGPGAQTAAGSTITKDVPADALAIERADQRTVEGWGARRRRRKLEAQGRVADSTHGDEYGRE from the coding sequence ATGAGCCTGAGTGTGGTCGTGCTCGCAGCGGGGGAAGGGAAGCGCTTCCACTCCTCGACCCCCAAGCCGCTGCACCTGGTGGCCGGGCGGGCGTTGTTGTGGCACGTGCTGGCCGCCGCGGCCGGGCTGCGGGCCGACTCCACCGTGCTCGTGATCGGCAGGGGCGCCGACGAGGTGCGCAAGGCGGTCGCCGGCTTCAGCCTTGGTCCCGTCGGGTTCGCGGTCCAGCAGGAGCTGCGAGGCACCGGCGACGCCGTGGCCGCCGCGCTGCCCCTGCTCCCGGCCGGCGGCGAGGTGCTGGTGCTCTACGGCGACACACCGCTCATCACCCGGGCCACCCTCGAGTTGCTCCTCGACACCCACCGCACCCTCAAGGCCGACGTCACCCTGCTGACCTGTGCGGCCGAGGACCCGACCGGGTACGGCCGGGTCCTGCGGGGCCCGGACGGTGCGGTCACCGGCGTGGTCGAGCACCGCGACGCGACCCCAGAGCAGCGCGCGGTCCGGGAGGTCAACGCCGGCTTCTACGTGTTCAGCCGCCCCGTGCTGGACGCGCTGGCCCAGCTCAGGGCCGACAACGACCAGGGTGAGTACTACCTGCCCGACCTGATCCCGATCGTGCTCGCCCGCGGGGGCGTGGTCGCCGCGTGCCGGGGGTCGGAGGTCGAGACACGCGGGGTCAACGACCGGATCCAGCTCGCCGACGCCGGCGCGGTGCTGCGCCGGCGGCTGCTCGAGGCGCTGATGGCATCCGGGGTGACCGTGGTCGACCCGTCGATCACCTACGTCGACGTCGACGTGGAGGTCGGCCAGGACACCACCATCGAGCCGCTCACGCTGCTCGAGGCCGGCACCCGGGTCGGGGCCCGCTGCCGGATCGGTCCGAACACCCGCCTCACGGACTGCACGGTCGAGGACGAGGCGGTGGTCACCCAGACGGTCGCGACCGGCGCCCACATCGGGCCCGGTGCGCAGGTCGGGCCGTTCGCCTACCTGCGTCCCGGCGCCGACCTGGCCGCCGGCAGCAAGGTGGGCACCTACGTCGAGGTGAAGAACTCGCGCGTCGGTCCCGGCTCCAAGGTGCCCCACCTGACCTATGTCGGCGACGCCGACATCGGCGCCGGGGTGAACGTAGGCGCCGGCACGGTGTTCGTGAACTACGACGGCGTGGCCAAGCATCGCATCTCGGTCGGCGATGGCGCCTTCATCGGATCCGATACCATGCTGGTTGCGCCCTTGGAGGTCGGTCCAGGGGCGCAGACGGCGGCCGGATCCACGATCACCAAGGACGTGCCTGCCGACGCCCTGGCCATCGAGCGCGCCGACCAGCGGACGGTCGAGGGTTGGGGTGCCCGCCGGCGCCGGCGCAAGCTCGAGGCGCAGGGCCGAGTCGCCGACTCCACGCATGGAGACGAGTATGGGCGGGAATGA